A DNA window from Flavobacterium sp. contains the following coding sequences:
- a CDS encoding CoA-binding protein, whose protein sequence is MKNKKTLLLGATTKPDRYAFRAINMLTQKGHTVIAIGQNTGEVAGVKIHTKAIPVKNIDTVTLYLNPTRQRDYYNYIVEAQPKRVIFNPGTENPELYQLLELNNIEVEVACTLVLLATNQY, encoded by the coding sequence ATGAAAAATAAAAAGACTTTATTGCTTGGAGCAACTACAAAACCAGATCGTTACGCTTTTAGAGCGATAAATATGCTTACTCAAAAAGGGCATACAGTTATAGCAATAGGACAAAATACTGGAGAAGTTGCAGGTGTAAAAATACACACAAAAGCAATACCTGTTAAAAATATAGACACCGTAACTTTATATTTAAACCCAACTCGTCAGCGTGATTACTATAATTATATTGTTGAAGCGCAGCCCAAAAGAGTGATTTTTAATCCCGGAACAGAAAATCCTGAATTGTATCAATTATTAGAATTAAACAATATTGAAGTTGAAGTAGCTTGTACATTAGTTTTATTGGCAACCAATCAATATTAA
- the rplQ gene encoding 50S ribosomal protein L17, producing the protein MRHGKKINHLSRQTGHRKAMLANMACSLIEHKRINTTVAKAKALKQFVEPLITKSKEDTTHNRRVVFAYLRSKYAVTDLFRDVAAKVGDRPGGYTRIIKVGNRLGDNADMAMIELVDFNELYNGGKKEVKKAKSRRGGKAKKAEGTAPEAPAAESESTTEASE; encoded by the coding sequence ATGAGACACGGAAAAAAAATCAATCACTTAAGCAGACAGACTGGACATAGAAAAGCTATGTTAGCTAATATGGCTTGTTCTCTTATCGAGCACAAACGTATTAACACTACTGTTGCTAAAGCTAAAGCGCTTAAACAATTTGTTGAGCCTTTAATCACAAAATCAAAAGAAGATACGACTCACAACCGTCGTGTTGTTTTTGCATACTTACGTAGCAAATATGCTGTAACTGATTTGTTCAGAGATGTAGCTGCTAAAGTAGGAGACCGTCCAGGAGGATACACTCGTATCATTAAAGTTGGAAATCGTTTGGGAGATAACGCTGATATGGCGATGATCGAGCTTGTTGACTTCAATGAACTTTACAACGGAGGTAAAAAAGAAGTTAAAAAAGCTAAAAGCCGTCGTGGTGGTAAAGCTAAAAAAGCTGAAGGTACTGCTCCTGAAGCTCCAGCAGCTGAATCAGAATCGACTACTGAAGCTTCTGAATAA
- a CDS encoding arginine deiminase family protein — translation MLQLNVKNETSRLRAVVLGSAVHNGPTPTIDEAYDPKSLEHIKAGTYPIEKDMVAEMDAFNAVFQKYDVTVYRPEMIENYNQIFARDIGFVIDDTFVKSNILPDRERELDAIQYVIDQINPLKVVRPPEEVHIEGGDVMLWNDHIFIGTYKGSDYKDYITARTNMHGVNYIKELFPNKIVKEFDLVKSKLEARDNALHLDCCFQPVGEDKGIIYKRGFREEADYLYLVNLFGKENLFHIEREEMYNMFSNVFSIDKDVVVSEKNFTRLNNWLRSKGFTVEEIPYAEIAKQEGLLRCSTLPLIRD, via the coding sequence ATGTTGCAATTAAATGTTAAGAACGAAACGTCTAGACTGCGTGCTGTAGTTTTAGGTTCTGCCGTTCATAATGGGCCAACTCCTACTATAGATGAAGCCTATGATCCTAAATCGTTGGAACATATTAAAGCAGGAACATATCCAATCGAGAAAGATATGGTTGCTGAAATGGATGCTTTTAATGCTGTTTTTCAAAAATATGATGTGACGGTTTATCGTCCTGAAATGATCGAAAACTACAACCAGATTTTTGCCAGAGATATTGGTTTTGTAATTGACGATACTTTTGTAAAGTCAAATATCTTGCCTGATCGTGAACGTGAATTGGATGCTATTCAATATGTTATTGATCAAATTAATCCATTAAAAGTAGTTCGTCCTCCGGAAGAAGTACATATTGAAGGCGGTGATGTTATGCTTTGGAATGATCACATTTTTATTGGAACTTATAAAGGAAGTGACTATAAAGATTACATCACAGCCAGAACCAATATGCATGGCGTAAATTATATTAAAGAATTATTTCCAAATAAAATTGTCAAAGAATTTGATTTAGTTAAATCTAAATTAGAAGCTCGTGATAATGCATTGCATTTAGACTGTTGTTTTCAGCCAGTTGGAGAAGATAAAGGTATTATCTACAAAAGAGGGTTTCGTGAAGAAGCTGATTATTTGTATTTGGTAAATCTTTTTGGAAAAGAAAATTTGTTTCATATCGAAAGAGAAGAAATGTATAATATGTTTTCGAATGTATTTTCGATTGATAAAGATGTTGTTGTTTCTGAAAAAAACTTCACTAGATTAAACAATTGGCTTCGCTCAAAAGGTTTTACTGTAGAAGAAATCCCTTATGCTGAAATTGCAAAGCAGGAAGGATTATTAAGATGTTCAACGCTTCCGTTAATTAGAGATTAA
- a CDS encoding citrate synthase: MSKIATLEVDGKKIELPVITGSENESAIDINKLRDLTGIITIDPGYKNSGSCKSEITFLDGELGILRYRGYAIEDLAEKASFLEVSYLLIFGELPTAQELEQFENGIKKHTLVNEEMKNIIDGFPKTAHPMGVLSALTSALTAFNPKAVNVENEKEMYEAICKTMGKFLVIATWTYRKSMGYPLNYYDNTTGYVENFMQLMFKLPTGPYAANPVVVDALDKLFILHADHEQNCSTSTVRMVGSSHAGLFASISSGVSALWGPLHGGANQAVLEMLEEINKDGGDTDKFLAKAKDKNDPFRLMGFGHRVYKNFDPRAKIIKKAAKEVLETLGVDDPILEIAKRLEAAALEDDYFKSRNLYPNVDFYSGIIYRALGIPTDMFTVMFAIGRLPGWIAQWKEMRENKEPIGRPRQIYTGHPLREFKSNK, translated from the coding sequence ATGTCAAAAATAGCCACATTAGAAGTAGATGGTAAGAAAATTGAACTTCCAGTAATAACAGGGAGCGAAAATGAATCTGCTATCGATATCAACAAATTACGTGATTTAACTGGTATTATTACAATTGATCCGGGTTACAAAAATTCAGGATCTTGTAAAAGTGAAATCACTTTCTTAGACGGAGAATTAGGTATTTTACGTTACAGAGGATATGCAATCGAAGATTTAGCTGAAAAAGCTAGCTTTTTAGAAGTTTCTTATCTTTTGATTTTTGGAGAATTACCAACTGCTCAAGAACTAGAGCAATTTGAAAATGGTATTAAAAAACATACTCTTGTAAACGAAGAGATGAAAAATATCATTGACGGTTTTCCAAAAACAGCACATCCAATGGGAGTGTTATCAGCTTTGACAAGTGCTTTAACAGCATTTAATCCAAAAGCGGTTAATGTGGAAAATGAAAAAGAAATGTATGAAGCCATTTGTAAAACAATGGGGAAATTTCTTGTAATTGCAACTTGGACTTATAGAAAATCTATGGGGTATCCGTTGAATTATTATGATAATACTACCGGTTATGTAGAGAACTTTATGCAGTTAATGTTTAAATTGCCTACAGGACCTTACGCAGCAAATCCTGTTGTTGTTGATGCTTTAGATAAATTATTTATTCTTCATGCTGATCACGAACAAAACTGTTCAACATCTACAGTAAGAATGGTAGGTTCTTCACATGCAGGGTTATTTGCGTCTATTTCATCTGGAGTTTCTGCTCTTTGGGGGCCGCTTCATGGAGGTGCTAATCAGGCGGTGCTTGAAATGCTGGAAGAAATAAATAAAGATGGTGGTGATACAGATAAATTCTTAGCAAAAGCAAAAGATAAAAATGATCCATTCCGTTTAATGGGATTTGGTCATAGAGTTTACAAAAACTTTGATCCACGTGCAAAAATCATTAAAAAAGCAGCTAAAGAAGTATTAGAAACTTTAGGTGTAGATGATCCAATTTTGGAAATTGCTAAAAGATTAGAGGCTGCAGCTCTTGAAGATGATTACTTCAAATCAAGAAACTTATATCCAAACGTAGATTTTTATTCTGGAATTATTTACAGAGCATTAGGAATTCCAACTGATATGTTTACAGTAATGTTTGCTATCGGAAGACTTCCGGGCTGGATAGCGCAATGGAAAGAAATGCGTGAAAACAAAGAACCAATTGGCAGACCAAGACAAATTTATACAGGACACCCTTTAAGGGAATTTAAGTCTAATAAATAA
- the rpsK gene encoding 30S ribosomal protein S11 — protein MAKATAKKRKVIVESTGEAHISSTFNNIIISLTNKKGEVIAWSSAGKMGFRGSKKNTPYAAQMAAEDCTKVALEAGLKKVKVYVKGPGNGRESAIRSIHNGGIEVTEIIDVTPMPHNGCRPPKRRRV, from the coding sequence ATGGCTAAAGCAACTGCAAAAAAACGTAAAGTTATCGTTGAATCAACGGGTGAAGCTCATATTTCTTCGACTTTCAACAATATTATCATTTCTTTGACAAATAAGAAAGGTGAAGTTATTGCTTGGTCTTCAGCTGGTAAAATGGGTTTCAGAGGTTCTAAAAAGAACACTCCGTATGCAGCTCAAATGGCAGCAGAAGATTGCACCAAAGTAGCTCTTGAGGCAGGACTTAAAAAAGTAAAAGTTTATGTAAAAGGACCAGGAAACGGACGTGAGTCTGCAATCCGTTCTATTCATAACGGTGGAATTGAAGTTACTGAGATTATCGATGTTACTCCAATGCCTCACAACGGATGTCGTCCTCCAAAAAGACGTAGAGTTTAA
- a CDS encoding polysaccharide biosynthesis/export family protein, with amino-acid sequence MTKKSFYILLLISLLFTSCIPLNDLVYLQDKNTSSEQNNISSVESKPYRLQVNDVLSINIKAIDPKLVSIFNTTEAKEQGKSESTLYFDGFTVDDHGNIRMPVLGEINVIGYTLEEVRVKIEKKLLEEYFKSEANIFVTVKLAGFRYTINGEVGSTGTKTLFKDNVNVMEAIANAGDITTVGNRKEVTIIRQTPTGVQMNNIDLTDVNVMKSPYYYLQPNDYIYVKPLKQKTWGTGQTGIQSIGTVITLLSLATTVYLIIRN; translated from the coding sequence ATGACAAAAAAAAGCTTTTATATATTATTACTCATTAGTTTATTATTTACATCTTGTATCCCGTTAAATGATCTAGTATATCTGCAGGATAAAAATACTTCTTCAGAGCAAAATAATATTTCATCAGTAGAGTCTAAGCCTTATAGATTACAAGTAAATGATGTTTTAAGTATTAACATAAAAGCTATTGATCCTAAATTGGTTTCTATTTTTAATACAACAGAAGCAAAAGAACAAGGAAAATCAGAATCAACATTATATTTCGACGGATTTACTGTAGACGATCATGGAAATATCAGGATGCCTGTTTTAGGAGAAATAAATGTTATTGGATACACTCTTGAAGAAGTTCGTGTCAAGATTGAAAAAAAATTACTAGAAGAATATTTTAAAAGTGAGGCTAACATTTTTGTTACAGTAAAATTAGCGGGTTTTAGATATACTATAAATGGAGAAGTAGGAAGTACAGGCACAAAAACATTATTTAAAGATAATGTGAATGTAATGGAAGCAATTGCAAATGCAGGTGATATTACAACTGTTGGTAATAGAAAGGAAGTAACCATTATTCGTCAAACACCAACAGGCGTTCAAATGAATAATATTGACCTTACCGATGTTAACGTTATGAAATCTCCGTATTACTATTTACAGCCTAATGATTACATTTATGTAAAACCATTGAAGCAAAAAACTTGGGGAACGGGGCAAACCGGAATACAATCAATAGGTACAGTTATAACCTTATTGTCATTAGCTACAACTGTTTATTTGATAATCAGAAATTAA
- a CDS encoding MarC family NAAT transporter, with product MDLFIYLFAALFSVLNPIGTVPIFVGLTQHDSQKERSRISLWTAINVFIILLVSFFIGQYVLTFFGISIDALRIAGGIVIVNSGFSLLSGKFNKKRGINKKIENEVQQRNDIALTPLAIPMLAGPGSISLLIAFYQEHHQMEEIIFSCLAILAIAVAIFAILKSAHYLARILGASGIVAISRIVGFIVISIGIQYIVSSIVNIIKGNLM from the coding sequence ATGGATTTATTTATTTATCTATTTGCTGCACTTTTTTCGGTACTTAACCCAATCGGAACTGTTCCAATTTTTGTTGGATTAACGCAGCATGACTCACAAAAAGAACGTTCAAGAATTTCTTTATGGACCGCTATTAATGTTTTTATCATCTTACTGGTTTCCTTTTTTATTGGTCAATATGTTTTGACTTTTTTTGGAATTAGTATTGATGCACTTCGAATTGCCGGAGGAATTGTAATTGTAAATTCTGGTTTCTCTTTACTTTCAGGCAAATTCAACAAAAAACGTGGAATTAATAAAAAGATTGAAAATGAAGTTCAACAAAGAAATGATATAGCTTTAACTCCTCTGGCTATTCCTATGCTTGCCGGACCAGGATCAATTTCTTTATTAATTGCTTTTTATCAGGAGCATCATCAAATGGAAGAAATTATTTTTTCATGTCTTGCAATTTTAGCAATTGCGGTTGCGATTTTTGCCATTCTAAAGAGTGCGCATTACTTGGCGAGAATTTTAGGAGCATCCGGAATTGTTGCTATTTCAAGAATAGTTGGCTTCATCGTAATTTCTATTGGAATTCAATATATCGTAAGTTCAATTGTAAATATCATCAAAGGAAATTTGATGTAG
- a CDS encoding arginine deiminase-related protein: MKQTTNAIVMIRPVAFRMNEQTAVNNYYQKVLDGLLPSTVNAKAQQEFDTFVEKLRAVGVDVTVIEDTLETDTPDSIFPNNWVSFHENGDVALYPMFAENRRLERREDILDTLEEKGFEISNIMDYTSAEEDGIFLEGTGSLLLDRANGKAYCALSPRADEELFIEFCEDFDYAPVIFEAFQTVNGERKLIYHTNVMMCLGETFAVICADCIDDKKERKMVLDNLKDDKKEVILITEDQVNNFAGNMLEVKGTNDKRYIIMSASAHQSLTSKQIEQLEKHAEILSSSLDTIEACGGGSARCMMAEVFLPRN; this comes from the coding sequence ATGAAACAAACAACAAATGCGATTGTAATGATTCGGCCAGTAGCTTTCAGAATGAATGAGCAGACGGCTGTAAATAATTATTACCAAAAAGTATTAGACGGATTATTGCCAAGTACTGTAAATGCAAAAGCACAGCAAGAATTTGATACCTTCGTTGAAAAACTAAGAGCGGTTGGTGTTGATGTGACGGTAATTGAGGATACTTTAGAAACGGATACTCCTGATAGTATATTTCCGAATAACTGGGTTTCGTTTCATGAAAATGGAGACGTAGCACTTTATCCAATGTTTGCTGAAAATCGCCGTCTTGAGCGTCGTGAGGATATTTTAGACACTCTTGAAGAAAAAGGATTCGAGATTTCTAATATAATGGATTATACATCGGCAGAAGAAGATGGTATTTTCTTAGAAGGAACAGGAAGTTTACTTTTGGATAGAGCAAATGGTAAAGCGTATTGTGCACTTTCTCCAAGAGCAGACGAGGAATTGTTTATAGAGTTCTGTGAAGACTTTGATTATGCTCCTGTGATTTTCGAAGCATTTCAAACTGTTAACGGAGAACGTAAGTTGATTTATCACACAAATGTAATGATGTGCTTAGGTGAGACTTTTGCGGTCATTTGTGCGGATTGCATTGATGATAAAAAAGAGCGTAAAATGGTTTTAGATAATCTGAAAGATGATAAAAAAGAAGTCATTTTAATAACAGAAGATCAGGTAAACAATTTTGCAGGAAATATGTTAGAAGTTAAAGGCACAAATGATAAACGATATATTATAATGAGTGCTTCAGCGCATCAAAGTTTGACTTCAAAACAAATCGAACAGTTAGAAAAACATGCTGAAATTTTAAGCTCAAGTTTAGATACAATTGAAGCTTGTGGAGGCGGAAGCGCCAGATGTATGATGGCGGAAGTGTTCTTGCCAAGAAATTAA
- the recR gene encoding recombination mediator RecR, producing MEFSSKLIEKAVNEMSQLPGIGKRTALRLVLHLLKQPKEQTGFLSQALLNMREDIKFCENCHNISDTKVCEICANSARNHQTICVVEDIRDVMAIENTGQYKGVYHVLGGKISPIEGVGPSQLNISSLVEKVKSGKVVEIIFALSSTMEGDTTNFYIYKQIADTDIVISTIARGISVGDELEYADEITLGRSILHRVPFERTFKNN from the coding sequence ATGGAATTTTCATCGAAATTAATCGAAAAAGCGGTCAACGAAATGTCGCAGTTACCCGGAATTGGTAAGCGTACAGCGCTGCGTTTGGTTCTGCATTTGTTAAAACAGCCAAAAGAACAAACTGGATTTTTGTCGCAGGCATTACTGAATATGCGTGAGGATATTAAATTTTGTGAAAACTGCCATAATATTTCAGATACCAAAGTGTGCGAAATATGTGCAAATTCAGCAAGAAATCATCAAACTATTTGTGTTGTCGAAGATATTCGCGATGTAATGGCAATAGAAAATACAGGGCAATATAAAGGAGTTTATCATGTTTTAGGCGGAAAAATTTCTCCTATTGAAGGAGTAGGTCCAAGCCAGTTAAATATTTCCAGTTTGGTAGAAAAAGTAAAATCAGGAAAAGTAGTCGAAATTATTTTCGCTCTAAGTTCTACAATGGAAGGTGATACTACCAATTTTTACATTTATAAACAAATTGCTGACACAGATATTGTTATTTCAACAATTGCGAGAGGTATATCTGTTGGAGATGAATTAGAATATGCAGATGAAATTACATTAGGGAGAAGTATTTTGCATCGTGTTCCGTTCGAAAGAACTTTCAAAAACAATTAA
- the carA gene encoding glutamine-hydrolyzing carbamoyl-phosphate synthase small subunit, whose product MKYTTRQSAILLLSDGTIFHGKSIGISGKTFGEVCFNTGMTGYQEIFTDPSYFGQIMVATNPHIGNYGVNDLEVESDGVKIAGLVCKNFSFNYSREGASGSLEDYFAKQNLICISDVDTRALVSYIRDNGAMNAVICTDGTSIEELKKELANVPNMEGLELASKVSTTEPYFVGDENATYKISALDLGIKKNILRNLAKRDCYIKVFPYNSTYEDLNSFNPDGFFLSNGPGDPDPLFGAIEVAKKILAEDRPLFGICLGHQVIGLANGVQTYKMFNGHRGINHPVKNLITGKGEITSQNHGFAVKKEQLENHPELEITHVHLNDGTVAGMRMKNKNCFSVQYHPEASPGPHDSSYLFDQFVENIKLAVSKTM is encoded by the coding sequence ATGAAATACACAACACGACAAAGCGCCATTTTATTACTTAGCGATGGAACTATTTTTCATGGTAAATCTATCGGAATCAGCGGTAAAACTTTCGGTGAAGTTTGTTTTAATACTGGAATGACAGGATATCAGGAGATTTTTACAGATCCATCTTATTTTGGTCAAATTATGGTGGCTACTAACCCACATATTGGTAATTATGGTGTTAATGATTTAGAAGTTGAATCAGACGGCGTTAAAATTGCAGGTTTGGTTTGTAAAAACTTTAGCTTTAATTATTCAAGAGAAGGTGCTTCTGGAAGTTTAGAAGATTATTTTGCTAAACAAAACTTAATCTGTATTTCTGATGTTGATACAAGAGCACTTGTAAGTTACATTCGTGATAATGGAGCAATGAATGCTGTGATTTGTACAGACGGAACTTCAATTGAAGAGCTGAAAAAAGAACTGGCAAATGTTCCAAATATGGAAGGTTTAGAATTAGCTTCAAAAGTATCTACAACTGAACCATATTTTGTTGGAGATGAAAATGCAACTTATAAAATCTCAGCTCTTGACTTGGGAATAAAAAAGAATATTTTAAGAAATCTTGCTAAGAGAGATTGTTATATCAAGGTGTTTCCATACAACTCGACTTATGAAGATTTGAATTCATTTAACCCAGATGGGTTTTTCTTGTCAAACGGGCCAGGAGATCCAGATCCATTATTTGGAGCTATTGAAGTTGCTAAAAAGATTTTAGCTGAAGACAGACCTTTGTTCGGAATTTGTTTAGGACATCAGGTTATTGGTTTAGCAAATGGTGTTCAAACATATAAAATGTTCAATGGACATCGTGGAATAAATCATCCTGTAAAAAATTTGATTACAGGTAAAGGAGAGATAACTTCTCAAAATCATGGTTTTGCGGTTAAAAAAGAACAATTAGAAAACCATCCGGAATTAGAGATCACTCACGTTCATTTAAATGATGGTACAGTTGCGGGAATGAGAATGAAAAATAAAAATTGTTTTTCAGTACAATACCATCCTGAAGCAAGTCCAGGACCACACGATTCATCTTATTTATTCGACCAATTTGTTGAGAATATAAAACTAGCTGTGTCTAAAACGATGTAG
- a CDS encoding DNA-directed RNA polymerase subunit alpha: MAIFNFQKPDKVIMIDSTDFEGKFEFRPLEPGYGLTVGNALRRVLLSALEGYAITSVRIEGVDHEFSTISGVVEDVTEIILNLKQVRFKRQIEDIDNESVTISVSGKDQLTAGDFQKFISGFQVLNPDLVICNLDSKIKLNFDLTIEKGRGYVPAEENKKQNAAIGTIFTDSIFTPVKNVKYAIENFRVEQKTDYEKLVFEIKTDGSINPKDALTEAAKVLIHHFMLFSDERITLEADEIAQTESYDEESLHMRQLLKTKLVDMDLSVRALNCLKAAEVDTLGDLVSFNKNDLMKFRNFGKKSLTELDELVAVKNLTFGMDLAKYKLDKE; encoded by the coding sequence ATGGCAATATTTAATTTTCAAAAGCCCGATAAAGTTATCATGATCGATTCAACCGATTTTGAAGGTAAATTTGAATTCAGACCTTTAGAACCTGGTTACGGATTGACAGTTGGTAATGCACTTAGAAGAGTTTTGCTTTCAGCGTTAGAAGGTTATGCAATTACATCTGTTCGTATCGAAGGTGTAGATCATGAGTTTTCTACTATTTCAGGTGTTGTTGAAGATGTTACCGAAATTATCCTTAATCTAAAACAAGTACGTTTCAAACGTCAAATCGAAGATATCGATAATGAATCAGTTACTATTTCTGTTTCAGGTAAAGATCAATTAACAGCAGGTGATTTTCAAAAATTTATTTCAGGTTTTCAAGTTCTAAATCCAGACCTTGTTATCTGTAATTTAGATTCTAAAATCAAATTGAATTTCGATTTAACTATCGAAAAAGGTAGAGGATACGTGCCTGCTGAAGAGAACAAAAAACAGAATGCTGCAATTGGAACGATTTTTACAGATTCTATTTTTACTCCGGTAAAAAATGTAAAATATGCAATCGAAAATTTCCGTGTTGAGCAAAAAACGGATTACGAAAAATTAGTTTTTGAAATTAAAACTGATGGATCTATCAATCCAAAAGATGCTCTTACTGAAGCTGCTAAAGTTTTAATTCACCATTTCATGTTGTTTTCTGACGAAAGAATTACACTTGAGGCTGACGAAATTGCACAAACAGAATCGTATGATGAAGAGTCATTGCATATGAGACAATTGCTTAAAACTAAGCTTGTTGATATGGATTTATCTGTAAGAGCATTAAATTGCTTGAAAGCGGCTGAAGTTGATACACTTGGTGATTTAGTATCGTTCAATAAAAATGACCTAATGAAATTCCGTAATTTCGGTAAAAAATCTTTAACTGAACTTGATGAACTTGTTGCAGTTAAAAATTTAACTTTCGGAATGGATTTAGCTAAATACAAACTAGATAAAGAATAA
- the rpsD gene encoding 30S ribosomal protein S4: MARYTGPKTKIARKFGEAIFGDDKSFEKRNYPPGQHGMAKKRGKKSEYAVQLMEKQKAKYSYGILEKQFRNLFEKASATKGVTGEVLLQLCEARLDNVVFRMGIAPSRRGARQIVSHRHITVNGEVVNIPSYHLKPGDKVAVREKSKSLEAIERSLSNSSHVYEWITWNNDLKEGTFVSVPARLQIPENIKEQLIVELYNK; this comes from the coding sequence ATGGCAAGATATACTGGTCCAAAAACCAAAATCGCTCGTAAATTTGGCGAAGCAATCTTCGGAGATGATAAGTCTTTCGAAAAAAGAAATTACCCACCTGGACAACACGGGATGGCTAAAAAAAGAGGAAAAAAATCTGAGTACGCTGTTCAGTTAATGGAAAAGCAAAAAGCTAAATATTCTTATGGAATTTTAGAAAAACAATTCAGAAATTTATTCGAAAAAGCATCAGCAACTAAAGGAGTAACTGGTGAAGTTCTATTACAATTATGCGAAGCAAGATTAGATAATGTTGTTTTTAGAATGGGGATTGCTCCATCTAGAAGAGGTGCGCGTCAAATCGTTTCTCACAGACACATTACTGTAAATGGAGAGGTTGTTAATATTCCTTCTTACCACCTTAAGCCTGGTGATAAAGTTGCAGTTCGTGAAAAATCTAAATCTTTAGAAGCTATCGAACGTTCTTTATCAAATTCAAGTCATGTTTATGAATGGATTACTTGGAACAATGATCTTAAAGAAGGAACTTTTGTTTCTGTACCTGCGAGACTTCAAATTCCAGAAAACATTAAAGAACAATTAATCGTAGAGTTGTACAACAAATAA
- the eno gene encoding phosphopyruvate hydratase, translating to MSIIIKVHARQILDSRGNPTIEVDVVTENGVLGRAAVPSGASTGEHEAVELRDGGKAYLGKGVLNAVNNVNTVIAEELVGTSVFEQNTIDQLMIDLDGTPNKSKLGANAILGVSLAAAKAAANELGLPLYRYVGGVSANTLPVPMMNIINGGSHSDAPIAFQEFMIFPVKATSFTHAMQMGTEIFHSLKKVLHDRGLSTAVGDEGGFAPNLAGGTEDALDTIKLAVEKAGYTFGDEIMIALDCAASEFYVNGKYDYTKFEGETGKIRTSAEQAEYLAELAAKYPIISIEDGMYEDDWDGWKALTEKIGNKVQLVGDDLFVTNVARLSTGIEKGIANSILVKVNQIGTLTETIAAVNMAKNAGYTSVMSHRSGETEDNTIADLAVALNCGQIKTGSASRSDRMAKYNQLLRIEEELGSTAYFPGLNAFKIK from the coding sequence ATGAGTATTATAATTAAAGTTCACGCAAGACAAATTCTGGATTCCAGAGGTAATCCAACTATTGAGGTTGATGTAGTAACTGAAAACGGAGTTTTAGGTAGAGCAGCTGTTCCATCTGGAGCATCAACTGGAGAACACGAAGCTGTTGAATTACGTGACGGAGGTAAGGCTTATCTTGGAAAAGGAGTTTTGAATGCAGTGAACAATGTAAATACTGTTATTGCTGAAGAATTAGTTGGAACTTCTGTTTTTGAACAAAATACAATTGATCAATTAATGATCGATTTAGATGGAACTCCAAATAAATCTAAATTAGGAGCTAATGCTATTTTAGGAGTTTCTTTGGCTGCTGCTAAGGCTGCTGCAAATGAACTTGGATTACCTTTATACAGATATGTAGGTGGAGTTTCTGCTAATACATTACCTGTGCCGATGATGAACATTATCAATGGTGGTTCTCACTCTGATGCGCCAATCGCTTTTCAAGAGTTTATGATTTTCCCGGTAAAAGCAACTTCTTTTACACATGCTATGCAAATGGGAACTGAAATTTTCCACAGCTTGAAAAAAGTTTTACACGATAGAGGTTTAAGCACAGCTGTTGGTGACGAAGGGGGATTTGCTCCAAATTTAGCTGGTGGTACTGAGGATGCTTTAGATACTATCAAATTAGCAGTTGAAAAAGCAGGATATACTTTCGGAGACGAGATTATGATTGCTCTTGACTGTGCTGCTTCTGAATTTTATGTTAATGGTAAATACGATTATACTAAATTCGAGGGTGAAACTGGAAAAATCAGAACATCTGCTGAGCAGGCTGAGTACTTAGCTGAACTTGCTGCTAAATATCCAATTATCTCAATCGAAGACGGTATGTATGAAGATGACTGGGATGGATGGAAAGCTTTAACTGAGAAAATTGGAAATAAAGTACAATTAGTTGGAGACGATTTATTTGTTACTAATGTTGCTCGTTTATCTACTGGTATCGAAAAAGGAATTGCTAATTCAATTCTTGTAAAAGTAAACCAAATTGGAACTTTAACTGAAACTATTGCTGCTGTAAACATGGCTAAAAATGCTGGTTATACTTCAGTAATGTCTCACCGTTCAGGAGAAACAGAAGACAATACAATTGCTGACTTAGCTGTTGCTTTAAACTGTGGACAAATTAAAACAGGTTCTGCATCTCGTTCTGACCGTATGGCAAAATACAACCAATTATTAAGAATTGAAGAAGAGCTAGGAAGTACAGCTTATTTTCCAGGCTTAAACGCTTTCAAAATTAAATAA